The genomic segment CCGCGCACCACCGCCGCCATTCTCTTCTTCGAAGAAACCGTCGGCATGGAACAGACAGGCGAGCCGACGAGCCGCATTCTGTCTGCCCTCAAGATCGATAGCGCCACGACGGTCGCCGCCATTCCCAAGGCGCTTCCGAAGGATCGTCCCGCCAGCGCCAATTCCGGCGGCGTCGCCATCGATCCCGTGGCTGCCGCCATTCGCAGCGCCGAGGAGAGCAAGCCGAAGGCACAGTCGGTTTCGTTGACATCAGGCAACGCGGCCAAGCCTGTGACCAAGGATATCGTCGCGAAGATCCAGCAGGGCCTCGTCAACATCGCCTATGCGGATGTGAAGGTGGACGGCATGGCGGGCGAACAGACCCGCACCGCCATCCGCAATTTCGAAAAGCACTACCGCCTGCCGGAAACCGGCGAGCCCAGTGAAGCCGTGCTGAAGAAACTGAAATCCATCGGCGCCTTGTGATGCCAGCCTGGAAATGCTCCTGCCATGCGCCTTAAATCCGAGATCGTCGTCTCCGCCCTCCTGCGCCGCGTCTTCGCCGCCGGTGACTTCGCCGCCATCGAGCGCAAGGGTGCAGACGCCGCAGGCGCCATCTTCATTCGCCAGCGCCTTCGCAGCGGTCTGGAAAACCTCTACGGCCCAGCCCCGCAAAGCTTCTCCGACGATGAGGAAGAAAGGGCCGAACGCCGTTTCGAGCGCCGACTGACGAATGCGCAATCGCCGGATGTCGAGGCGCTGCTGGAGAAGGAACAGCGGTTCGACAGCGATCTATGGGTGGTGGAGTTGGAGACGGAAACCGTGGAGGGGTTGTTTACGGTTGTTGCTTGAGGTTCGGGGGCTTTGGGCGGCAGTAACAGTCTTGGCGACGGTGGTTTGTCGCCTTGTCGCGGCTGTAGTGGGTGGGGCTCACCCCCCTCTGTCCTGCCGGACATCTCCCCCACAAGGAGGGAGATCGGCTGGGCGCTCTGACACCACTTCACTCTCGACGCGAGAGATGGCCGAGAGCTCTCCACGAGTCGATCTCCCCACCTGTGGGGGAGATGGCCGGCAGGCCAGAGGGGGGTAAACCCCACCCACTGCCGCCTGCGAACTTACGCGCCGCCACAACACAAAAAGCGCCAACGCTAACGCATCGACGCCTTCCAACTGCATCCAAATTTCCGCTAAAAATCAGCTTACCGCCTCACCACCATCCGCTCACGGTCCCGCTCGTCCTGCTGCGGCACTGCGGTTTCCCGGCTCGGATCAACCGTATACCGGTCCGCGCGCCGCCAGCTCTCGATGCGGTCTTCGCATTGGGCGGCGTCGAGCTTGTCGAGCATGGCTTCCGCACGCGTCATGTCGTCTTCCCGGGCTTTGAGGTGCGGGTAGAAGCATTCCAGCACGAAGGCTGCGTCGGCGAAGTCCATGCCGAGTCCGATCATGGTGGTGGCCAGTTGCTGGCCGGAAATGTCCAGCATGATGCGTTCCGACAGCCAGTGGCTTGCCGATAGGGAGTCCGACAGGGCGGTGGAAAACTGGCGGGCATTGCGTTCTCGGGCAAAGCGCACCAGCAGCGCTTCCTGAACGTCCGTGAGGCGCCGTACCCCAAGGCCATCGCTGACCGGGCGGTGAAGCTGGCGTGCCATGGTGCGCAACTGGCGGCGCAAATCTTCTTCGCGCTCGGCAATCGTCTTTTCCATGGTACGCGAGACGGTGGGCTGCTCCGTAGCAGGCGAGGGGGCATTGCGCGAATGGCGCAGTCCCACCAAGGCATCGATAACCGTAGGCGAAAGGTCGTCGCGGCGCACGATGGTGCGCGCATGGGCGCCACCCTGGCTGCGGGCAATGGCAATCAGCGTATCGTCATCAAGGCACTTCGACGACACCAGAAAGGGTGCGGAAACGCCGATGGGCTGGCTGGCGATGAAGAAGGCGACCGCCGAGGGGACGTTGGGGTTCTGTGACAATGCCGCCACCGCTTCACGCTTCGCTTCCGGTGTGGAGGCGGTGAAGAGCGGCATGAACAGCTCCGCAAACTGGCGAAGCTCGGATTTGGACGGATGAGAAAGCCCTTCAAAACTCGAAACAGTGGCCATCAGCACCACATCTTTCTTCCTCTCGGCACTAGGCCTTTCTAACTCTCGAAACCGGTCGGTCAACGCAATACCCAATGTGACGCAAAACAAAACGATCCGTTCAAACTATAACAAACGTGTTGACGCGCTGTTAACCAGCACTGGCGCAAAGGACTTTTTTGCCGCTATGCACAGCAAATTTTTAAGACAATATTTTTGGGCGTACCGGGAACTCGGATGGGCATCGCAACGTCGCGTATCCTCAGCGGGAACTCGTCCCATCGACCACTGGCCGATAAAGACGAGCCCCTGACCGCCATCATGTCGGCTAAGGCACGTTAGACAGCAAGCAAATGACGCCCGTCAAATTTATTGCGCTGCAAAAATAACCCGCAATTTCTGGATTTTTCGGAATTGGTTATTGATTACAATGACTTTGGGAGAAGGCCCGTTTCTGGACTCACAGAACCGTGAACTCAACCTTTACGGACGGTATAAATAACACACTCAATTTTAATGGCATATGGTTCAAAGCCGGAACATTAGTGTTAACGAATGATTAACTTCTGCGTGTTTGTAATCCCATAGGCGGCTTTCAGATTCGGTGTTAGATTTCGATAAAGAAATTTAGGCTTTACTGTAGCAAGCGACATGGTTTGCAGCGGCCTCTCGTCTCCCATGCCAGTCTGTGGACTGGAAATGCACAATGTTGTGGTGATGGCATTCCCGCGCGTTTCTTTAATTCTCCGCGCGATTATTCAACAACCAAGCGTCATGCCCCTGAGAGGAGAAGACTATGACGGAAATTATTTCGTTTTATGCAGCGGCCCGCCGCCTGAGCCGACCGACGGATGTGCAAAAGCCCACGGGTGGTCCCGCCCAGCTTCTGTTCTTCACCGGCGTTCGCTACGAGCGCCCTGAGGTCGAGATCGATATTCAGACGCAGAGAAAACCGAGAAAGCGCAAGGTCGTGTCCGTCACGCCGGATGCGGCTATTGGTTCCTGAGTTCAAACGTCAGGCCGCCGTTTACGACCACGGCGTCTGCTCGCATTTTGCCTCGCTTAGAAATCGCGTGGCTTCCTCGCCGAAAGAGGACTGCGGCACCATGGTGCGCAACACGGCATAGCCCTTGTTCTGCCCCGCCTCCACCAGAATGGACTTGGAAAGGCCTGATGGCTGCGCCTTGCGAATAGCGGCCAGTTGCACCTGGTTTGCAACCAGAATATCCAGCTCGCCACCCGCTGAGGTACGGTCGTTCATGCTGAAGATTTCGTTGGAGGCGCTGTCGAAAACGGCAACCGACCAGAACGGCACAGCCCCGAAAGCCGCCAGACGCACAGGCTTTTCATCCACATCGAACGTGCACACGGCGACCCGCATGAAGGGATCGCCACTGCCCAGAGCCTTCTTTTCACTGGCTTCATCCAACAGGTGAAATGCATTGGGCGCGCCTTCCGCCATCGCGCGTGTGTACGCATCGCGGTTGGAAAAATGCGGCGTTGCCAGCAGAATGACCAGATGCAGAACGGCGGCACCCACAAGTCCGACGAAGACGGCGAAAAGCACTTTAAGCATTGCCGCATCCTGTCGTCTTGATGTCCGGCATCTTGATGTCGATCAGCCCCGTGCTGCCCGCAACAGGTGTGTCCAGCAGCGTCAGCACCAGCTTGAAATGGCCGTTAGGTGGCACCGCCAGCCAATTATAGGTCTGCGCAGAGGCGGCAACGCTGATGTCCATGCCACCGCCCGCACCATGCAGCAACGTGCGGGAGTTCAACGCCATGGGTCGCCCGGTGCCGTCATCCAGAAGATTACCCTGTTGGTCCGCGACATAAAGCGTCCAGAAGCGCGCAGGCGGCAAGGTGCCGGTCAGCCGGTAACGGCAGTCGCCTGATAGCCGCTGGCCGCTGCTATCGGCGGCGGCAGAAAAGCTCAGGCCCTCTGCCGTTCCATACAGAAGCTTGCCCGCATCTGCCCGGTGCGATTTCGCGTAAGGGTCGGCCTCGATGGTCTGCGCTTCGGGAAACGCATCCCACGCGCCGATCTTGATCGAACCGAACCCTTCGGTTGCTTCCAACGCCGCAAACGTTGACAATATGCCACCGCCAAAGGCGATGATGAGTGAAATCGCGACAAGGAATGGAACTCGAAACACGCTGTTTTCCCGTTTTGGAACAGGCCAGCGTTAGCATTGATTTCGTTGCGGGGAAATGGGCAGAACGAAGCGGAGACAAGGCTTTGCGCAAATGTCCACGCCCTTTGCTGGTGATGCGCTGAATTGCCACCTAACCGCCCGATGCGGTGTGTAACGCGTTCGAGGGTTTCTGAGCGGCTGAAACCTATCAGCTATCATGTCCTTGGGATGAACGAACAAACGCCGCCAACCCGAGGGTTAGCGGCGTTTGCTGAAATGCAGCGTCAGTTCGCAGGGGCCGGTGCTGTTGGTGTCGGTGTTGCCGCAGGTGCCGGTGTCGCAGGGGCAGGTGTGGATGATGCAGCAGCAGTACCTGACACGTCGTCCGTCGCCACCGGCGCAGGTGTAACCTTGCCATCGGCGGCAGCGACACGCCAGACCGTGTTGCCCGCATCGTCAGCCACAAGCAGCGCGCCAGTGCCATCGATGCCGACGCCGACTGGTCTGCCTCGGGCCTTGTCGCCCTGAATGAAGCCGGTGACCACATCCTGCGTCTTGCCTGCTGGCTTGCCGTTTTCGAATGGCACATAGGTCACGCGGTAACCGTTGAAGGCGTTGCGGTTCCAACTGCCGTGCTCGCCGATGAATGCGCCGTTTGCGTAGGCTGCGGGCAGGGCGGAGTTCAGCGAAAATGTTAGGCCGAGTGCGGCAACATGGCTTGAGAGCGCGTAATCAGGCTTGATAGCCTTCTCCACCATATCAGGACGCGGCGGGTGAACACGGGCATCGACATGGTTGCCGTAATAGCTCCACGGCCAGCCATAGAACGCACCTTCCTTTACCGATGTCATGTAATCGGGCACGAGGTTGGGACCGAGCTCGTCGCGCTCGTTGATGACAGCCCAGAGTTCCTTGCTTTCAGGGTTGAACGCCAGACCATTGGGGTTGCGCAGGCCGGACGCAAACAGCTTGAACGCGCCCGTCTGGCGGTCCACCTGCAAGATTGCCGCGCGGTTCTTTTCAGCCTCGATACCGTTTTCCACGATGTTGGAATTTGAGCCGACGGAGGCGTAGAGGAACTTGCCATCCGGGCTCAGCGCCAGATCCTTCGTCCAGTGGTGGTTGATCGGCCCGCCGGGCAGAGGCGTGAGGATTCTCGGCTCAGCCGTAATCTCGTTCTGCCCCAACTGGTAGGGATAGGCGACGATGTTGGACGCTGTCGCCACGTAGAGCGTGTTATCGGCAAAGGCGACGCCAAAGGGAGAATCCAGCTTCGTCAGCAACTCGTGGCGCTCATCTACCACGCCATCGCGGTTGGTATCTCGCAGCAGGGTAATGATGTTGCTTTCCTTGGGCGTACCGCCGGTTTCTCCATGCGCAATCGCCATGATCCAGCCGCGGATAATGTCTTTTGGCCGCGTCGGTGCCTCACCGGCAGGTGCACGGGACTGCACCACCAGCACATCACCGTTGGGCAGCGTGTGCACGGTGCGGGGATTGACCAGATCCTTCTGGTAAACCGAAATTTTCAAACCATCCGGCACGGTCGGCATCTCGCCGTCCTTCCAGCCGATGACCTCGGCCACCTTCAGGTCGGGAATGAGGTTCCGCGAAGGCTCCGGCAGCACAGGGTCGGCCCCGATCTGCTGGGCCGGATCGAAATTTGCGTCCTGCTGGTTGCATGCGGAAAGGACGACGGCGACACTGCCCATCAGGACAGCCGTGTGAATAAGGCGGCGCGCGATCATCATACTCTCCAAGCCAGACGTGCATATTTGCGGGTAGAAGCGGCAACCGCCATCAGCGAAACGACGAATGTCACCGCCGAAAGCAGCAACCCATAGGGCATCACCGCCGTCCAGCCATCACCGGCATGAACAAGACTGTTGGCGAAAGCCAGTACCAGCATAACCAGAAACAGAACGATCGCGAAAAACGACGGACGCATAGGCCGCGTGCGCGCCCGCAACACATCCACCACCCCCGCCAGGATCGCCAGCCCGCCGAACACCAGCCCGGCAAACAACAACCAGGCCGAAAAATTCTGCCACATCAGATTGGCCGTCTGCCAAAAGGCAATGTCGGTTCCCAGCGCCAGCGAAAAGCACACGAAGGGAAATGGCACGAATAGGGATTGAAAGGGATAGGCAGAGGCTTCTCTGCGAGACGCTTCACTCATAGGCCGAACTCCAACCTGAAATGGTAAGAACGTCCAAGTCATTGTGCGACTTGGACGTTTTAAAGGATATTGAGCTAACGGTTGGATGTGGGATTGGTTGCAGCAAAGACTAACGGGTGGGGCGAAGATGTCCCTGGTATGAAACGATGAGACCGATGCCACGGAGCGAAATATTGACATGAAAGCAGAAATTGCCGTTTTGCTCCATCTCGAAGCTCTCTTCCTTTCCTAGTAGCCATACGGGAAAGGGAATGCCAAACAGAGACCACCTTCTGGGAACAAGATAGAGTTTGTCGTCTTCTACTACGCAGGCCAGCGCGACAACTGTGGCGCCAAACCGCTCCAAGACCAGATATTTGTTTCTGCCGCTGCCGACTGATTGTCGTGATGAGAAAGTCGTTTGCCCGAATGTTCTGGTCCATAATTCACAATTGTGCCCAGGCGTTATGACGACCTGCACCGGAACACCGTCCGAACCTTGTGGGAATTTCATGAATTTGCAGATAAGCCGCGCAAAGGCAGAGCGCCCGCGTTTGACCGTGGCGCTTCCTTGCCAGCTGCGTGCCTGCTGGGAGTCATGCAAAGCTTTTACTGTTTCAGGTAAGGTTTCAAAACGAGGCCCCAATACCTGTTTGTAAACGGGATCGGTTTGGGTCTCGGCACCGCGAAATCCGGCGAATATGGAGCGAGTGGAAAATATCTGCTCGTAGTCCGCGAGTTCCAGTGCCCGGGTGGCCGGTCGTGCGCCAGTGGCTGGTCTGATGCCCGACAGAAGCTTGCGAATGATAATCTCTATCGCCATGGAAGGAATGTAAGGGCCGTCATCTCCTTCCGCCAATAAGTGCCAGCTTTGTTCTGTCTTCTGTTCATTCCTAGTGCCGATCGCATGAACGAACATACCGCCGCGATGTTCTCCGAACTTCATGACGTTGAGAGCCGTGTAAAAGAGCCTGGAGAGCGGAACGAGCGAAGGCAGTGGAAATCTTGAACGTACTTTTGCGAGCACGTTGAGCACGCGATGCAAAATCTCTGGCACAGGTCCGGCCCCCATCCATATATTTTGTAAAGACGGGTGCTCGGGTGGGATAACCTGAAGGTCCGGCACATCCACCAACGAAAAATGGATGTTTTTAAGCGGTAGTTTTCCGGGGGCGGCAATGGTGTAACGCATACTTTCCGTAAGTCCTGGCGCATGAGCCTGCTTGCCGTTTCGCCAAAGCTTGACGGGTTCTCCCGCATATCCCACCACCGCCCGCATGACATTCAGGCCAATTCCGGCAAAGGGGGAGGGCGCAATTCCGCCGCGCACGGAGATAATGTCCATTGTTTTCGCCATTTCCCGCAGAACTGCTGCGGTCAATACTGGAAAACTGCTGACGCCTGACAGAACGAATATTCCGGCAGCGTTTGCTGCGGCATCATATTGCGACACACCTAACACGAAGTCTGACGAATCGGAAAAATCGACATAATTGACGCCATGCGTAATGCAAGCCTCGATCACGCCGTAGGGTTTCGGTCCATAATTTTGAAAGGGCCCGGACGCATCGACCAACAGTTCGGGTTGTTCCGTTTGAAGAAGACTGTCGATCTGGTCTCGGTCTGATTTCAGAGGGCGGACTTTTGACTTGCCGCGATAGGTCGCACAAAAATCAACGGCTTTCGAAAGATTGCGTCCACCTATGAGGATTTCCAGATTGTCAATGTCGCCAAGCAGCTGAGCCAACCTGCCGCCAAAAACGCCGTATCCACCAAGAATGAGTATTTTCAACGTAACAGTCTCTTTTGAACTTCAGAATGTGGCAATTCGCACAAATCGGCGCTTCCGAAAAAGCGGAGACGGTTGACTGCA from the Agrobacterium vaccinii genome contains:
- a CDS encoding DUF1491 family protein; protein product: MRLKSEIVVSALLRRVFAAGDFAAIERKGADAAGAIFIRQRLRSGLENLYGPAPQSFSDDEEERAERRFERRLTNAQSPDVEALLEKEQRFDSDLWVVELETETVEGLFTVVA
- a CDS encoding DUF2336 domain-containing protein, which produces MTDRFRELERPSAERKKDVVLMATVSSFEGLSHPSKSELRQFAELFMPLFTASTPEAKREAVAALSQNPNVPSAVAFFIASQPIGVSAPFLVSSKCLDDDTLIAIARSQGGAHARTIVRRDDLSPTVIDALVGLRHSRNAPSPATEQPTVSRTMEKTIAEREEDLRRQLRTMARQLHRPVSDGLGVRRLTDVQEALLVRFARERNARQFSTALSDSLSASHWLSERIMLDISGQQLATTMIGLGMDFADAAFVLECFYPHLKAREDDMTRAEAMLDKLDAAQCEDRIESWRRADRYTVDPSRETAVPQQDERDRERMVVRR
- a CDS encoding DUF1254 domain-containing protein, whose amino-acid sequence is MLKVLFAVFVGLVGAAVLHLVILLATPHFSNRDAYTRAMAEGAPNAFHLLDEASEKKALGSGDPFMRVAVCTFDVDEKPVRLAAFGAVPFWSVAVFDSASNEIFSMNDRTSAGGELDILVANQVQLAAIRKAQPSGLSKSILVEAGQNKGYAVLRTMVPQSSFGEEATRFLSEAKCEQTPWS
- a CDS encoding DUF1214 domain-containing protein — its product is MFRVPFLVAISLIIAFGGGILSTFAALEATEGFGSIKIGAWDAFPEAQTIEADPYAKSHRADAGKLLYGTAEGLSFSAAADSSGQRLSGDCRYRLTGTLPPARFWTLYVADQQGNLLDDGTGRPMALNSRTLLHGAGGGMDISVAASAQTYNWLAVPPNGHFKLVLTLLDTPVAGSTGLIDIKMPDIKTTGCGNA
- a CDS encoding PQQ-dependent sugar dehydrogenase, which translates into the protein MIARRLIHTAVLMGSVAVVLSACNQQDANFDPAQQIGADPVLPEPSRNLIPDLKVAEVIGWKDGEMPTVPDGLKISVYQKDLVNPRTVHTLPNGDVLVVQSRAPAGEAPTRPKDIIRGWIMAIAHGETGGTPKESNIITLLRDTNRDGVVDERHELLTKLDSPFGVAFADNTLYVATASNIVAYPYQLGQNEITAEPRILTPLPGGPINHHWTKDLALSPDGKFLYASVGSNSNIVENGIEAEKNRAAILQVDRQTGAFKLFASGLRNPNGLAFNPESKELWAVINERDELGPNLVPDYMTSVKEGAFYGWPWSYYGNHVDARVHPPRPDMVEKAIKPDYALSSHVAALGLTFSLNSALPAAYANGAFIGEHGSWNRNAFNGYRVTYVPFENGKPAGKTQDVVTGFIQGDKARGRPVGVGIDGTGALLVADDAGNTVWRVAAADGKVTPAPVATDDVSGTAAASSTPAPATPAPAATPTPTAPAPAN
- a CDS encoding DUF2231 domain-containing protein, translating into MSEASRREASAYPFQSLFVPFPFVCFSLALGTDIAFWQTANLMWQNFSAWLLFAGLVFGGLAILAGVVDVLRARTRPMRPSFFAIVLFLVMLVLAFANSLVHAGDGWTAVMPYGLLLSAVTFVVSLMAVAASTRKYARLAWRV
- a CDS encoding SDR family oxidoreductase, with amino-acid sequence MKILILGGYGVFGGRLAQLLGDIDNLEILIGGRNLSKAVDFCATYRGKSKVRPLKSDRDQIDSLLQTEQPELLVDASGPFQNYGPKPYGVIEACITHGVNYVDFSDSSDFVLGVSQYDAAANAAGIFVLSGVSSFPVLTAAVLREMAKTMDIISVRGGIAPSPFAGIGLNVMRAVVGYAGEPVKLWRNGKQAHAPGLTESMRYTIAAPGKLPLKNIHFSLVDVPDLQVIPPEHPSLQNIWMGAGPVPEILHRVLNVLAKVRSRFPLPSLVPLSRLFYTALNVMKFGEHRGGMFVHAIGTRNEQKTEQSWHLLAEGDDGPYIPSMAIEIIIRKLLSGIRPATGARPATRALELADYEQIFSTRSIFAGFRGAETQTDPVYKQVLGPRFETLPETVKALHDSQQARSWQGSATVKRGRSAFARLICKFMKFPQGSDGVPVQVVITPGHNCELWTRTFGQTTFSSRQSVGSGRNKYLVLERFGATVVALACVVEDDKLYLVPRRWSLFGIPFPVWLLGKEESFEMEQNGNFCFHVNISLRGIGLIVSYQGHLRPTR